In the Symmachiella macrocystis genome, GCCCAAGCCGAACCGTTGCAAAGCCGGTCAGTGCATCAAGTTCGGACCAAGACGGTTCGAAATATCAAAAGGCAGCCGAATTTGCGTTTCGCGCGCTCGATCGCGACAAGGATGGTGTGGTCACAGCCGCGGAATGGAAACGGAGTCGCTCCACACGGCCGCTGTTTGAGAAGGGAGGCGTGGACATCTCACAAACCATGTCCCGCGAAGACTTTATCGCAAATTACGTCCGTTTGCGGTCCCAGTAAAACGACTTCCAACGCCTCCCGCAGATTGAGCCAGAAACCGCTATGTATCGCGGCCATAGTGCGGTTTTATCGGCTGAGCGCTGACGAATCGAAAAAAATTCGATGTTAGGGTGCCTATTCGCGGTTTTTGCCGACCGGATTACCTCGTTGCGGTGTTGAATCTTAGTGACGTTCGAGAATAATCGGAAAATGCGTCATAAGTTATTCCGAGGCAACGAAGTAGGACTCACGGCGATCTGCCCCTCTTGTGTCCGCTTTGACGCTCCCGGTAAAATTTTAGTAGCCAATTTCAGTAGTTCCGAGCAACACGCCAAAAGGCGACAGCCATCGTCCGACTCGCCCTTTGATCGAAGGCAATATATTTAGATGCGCGAATATTCAACACGACTAATGATCCTCTTGTTGCTGGCTATGTTCCAGGTACTGGCGTCGGAACCGGTCGAGGCTCAAGAGCGCGGGGGACGACGCGGGGGTGGATTCAATCGCGGCGGCGGTATGGGTCGTGGAGGCTTTGGCGGCGGTCGCAGTGGCTTACTCGGCGCACTGTCGCGGGAACAAGCCCAGACTGAAATCAACCTCACAGCCGAGCAATCCGAAAAGTTTGAAGCTCTCCGCGAAAAGATAAGCGAGCAGAGTCGGGAGCTGTTTTCCGGTATGCGAGACGCCGCGCCCGAAGAGCGACAAGAACTCTTTGAGAAAGCGCGGGCCGAAGGGCAAAAACTACAGGCTGAGGCTGATGCCGAGTTGAAGACCATTCTGACAGCTGACCAAGTTGCGCGGCTGCAACAAGTCTCCTGGCAAATGCAAGGGGCGCGGGCGCTGGACAACGAGGAAGTGAATTCCCAACTGAAATTGACGGCGGAGCAACTTGAGCAGATTTCCGCCATTGTCGAAGAGGCCAACGAATCGCGGCGCGGCTCATTTGGCGGTCGGCGGCGCGGCAACGGCGGGGACCGTCCCAGCCGGGAAGAACAGCGTGCTGAGTTGGACGCCAAGTTGGTGGCCGTCTTAACGCAGGAACAACAACAACAATGGACCGCTATGCTCGGCCCGACGGTCGACGGTTTGAACGAACCTCGCAGGCGCGGCCGCGACTCCGGGAGAAACCGATCCAATCGGGACCGATCCGAGGAGAAGCCGGACCAGAAGAAACGGGCTCAGACCGAAGCCGCGATTCCTTCGAATCTCGCGCCCACGGACGGAACAGTCGTGGCCGATCTCTCCGCTGCCCCGACGAAATCGGAAGTGACGGAATCGGCCCAGACCGAAGACGACGCAAATTTGCTGTCGTTTAATTTCCGCTACGCACCCTGGGAAATGGTACTGCGGCGGTTCGCCGAAGAAGCCCAATTGAATCTACAGATGGATGTCGTTCCGCCGGGGACGCTCAACTATTTTGACAAGGGGCGTTATACGCCGACCCAAGCGTTGGACGTGCTGAATGGATACTTGTTGCAAAAAGGGTATTTACTTGTCAGGCGAGATCGCTTTCTGGTAGTCGTCAACATCGATGACGGCATTCCACCGAATCTGGTGCCGCAAGTGACGGTCGAAGAGTTGCAAAACCGCGGAAACAACGAGCTGGTCTCGATCGTGGTCTCCTTACCGGGGACCGATACAGAGACGGTGTCTGAAGAAGTCACTGCCATGCTAGGACCGCAAGGTAAAGTGGTCCCGATGGCGAACCTGTCGCGGTTGGTCATCACCGATACCGGTGGAAATCTGCGACGCATCCACCGTTTGTTGGTAGGGGACAATGATGGCCCTAAGAAGTCCCAGAAGTTCCGGGCATTTCCATTGAAGTACGTCTCTGCCATCGATGCCGATAAGATTGTGCGGGATCTGTTTGGATTACCTGCACGGGGATCGGCCAATAACGTCAGTGCGACAAGTTCGTCGAACTCCGCGAGCGATCGTTACAGCCGATTTCGTGGCTCGCGGGATCGCGGGCGCGACGATCGTCGTGAATCCTCCCGAACGCCACCCGCGCCGCCTTCAACGACAGGCGATGCCGTCCGTTTGGCCATTGACGAACGAACCAATAGCCTCTTGGTCACCGCATCCCCTGAGAATTTGATGATCGTCGAAGAGGCGCTGCAATCGGTCGATGTCGGAGAAGGTCCGGGCGGCGTGGCCATCGGCGGCAGCTCGAACCGGCCTCAATTGGAAGTGTACGAAGTCCAATCGGCCGATCCGCGTGAAGTCACTAAAACACTCGATGCACTATTGCCGGGTGTTGTGGTGAATGAAGATGGCCGGGCGCGCCGCATTCATATTCTAGCAACGCCGGATGAACATCGACAAATACGCGCGATCATCGATCAACTCGATGGTGCGGGGAGCGGACAAGGCGTCACGGTGGTCAACCTGACCCAGCTAGACCCTTTGGCAGCAGCCGGAACGTTGCGGTCGTTGTTCGAGGGAGATGGCGGCAACGTCCCGACGATTGAACCGGATATTGCCGGTCGCCGGCTCTTGGTGCGTGGGACGACTGAGCAATTGGCGCAAATCAAAACGTTATTGGCCCAATTGGGCGAAGATGGGACGCGACAAGCCGGGGTTGGCTCACAGGATCGCGGACCGATCCGCACCATTTCACTGGGTGGCCGAGACAGCGGGGAATTGATCAAGCTGTTGCAACAGGTTTGGGGACAATCCAGCAAGAATCCGATTCGTGTGGTCGTTCCCTCCGCAGTCGCACCAACAATGCGTTCAGAATCCCCCGAGCAATCGAAACGCAAGCCGGCGCGACCGGTGGAGGCGGAACCGGCAGTATTGCGACAGGATAGCTCTGAGGCCGACGCTACGATTGATGAGGCGTTAGAAAACACAGTCACCTCATCTGAAAGTGATTTAGACAGTGATTTGGACGAGGACCTCGATGCGTTTCTCGACGAACTAGAAAAAGGCGTGGACGCCGAGCTCAATGATGCCGAGTTCAATGATGAAGTCGCTGTCGCTCCGACAGTGGAAGAATCAACAACGCAAACGGGCGCACCCATTGTGATCGCGCCCAACGGCGGCAATTTGATTATTGCATCGGAAGATGCCGAAGCCCTCAATCGCGTGGAAAATCTGATCGAGACCTTAGCCCGTGCAGCTCCTCGCAAACGGCAGTGGACGGTATTTTACCTCCGCTCATCAGATGCCTTAGAAACGGCCAGTACATTGGGTGAGTTGTTCCCGGCTGGCTCGGTGGCGGCTCCTACCTCTGGTGG is a window encoding:
- a CDS encoding secretin N-terminal domain-containing protein: MREYSTRLMILLLLAMFQVLASEPVEAQERGGRRGGGFNRGGGMGRGGFGGGRSGLLGALSREQAQTEINLTAEQSEKFEALREKISEQSRELFSGMRDAAPEERQELFEKARAEGQKLQAEADAELKTILTADQVARLQQVSWQMQGARALDNEEVNSQLKLTAEQLEQISAIVEEANESRRGSFGGRRRGNGGDRPSREEQRAELDAKLVAVLTQEQQQQWTAMLGPTVDGLNEPRRRGRDSGRNRSNRDRSEEKPDQKKRAQTEAAIPSNLAPTDGTVVADLSAAPTKSEVTESAQTEDDANLLSFNFRYAPWEMVLRRFAEEAQLNLQMDVVPPGTLNYFDKGRYTPTQALDVLNGYLLQKGYLLVRRDRFLVVVNIDDGIPPNLVPQVTVEELQNRGNNELVSIVVSLPGTDTETVSEEVTAMLGPQGKVVPMANLSRLVITDTGGNLRRIHRLLVGDNDGPKKSQKFRAFPLKYVSAIDADKIVRDLFGLPARGSANNVSATSSSNSASDRYSRFRGSRDRGRDDRRESSRTPPAPPSTTGDAVRLAIDERTNSLLVTASPENLMIVEEALQSVDVGEGPGGVAIGGSSNRPQLEVYEVQSADPREVTKTLDALLPGVVVNEDGRARRIHILATPDEHRQIRAIIDQLDGAGSGQGVTVVNLTQLDPLAAAGTLRSLFEGDGGNVPTIEPDIAGRRLLVRGTTEQLAQIKTLLAQLGEDGTRQAGVGSQDRGPIRTISLGGRDSGELIKLLQQVWGQSSKNPIRVVVPSAVAPTMRSESPEQSKRKPARPVEAEPAVLRQDSSEADATIDEALENTVTSSESDLDSDLDEDLDAFLDELEKGVDAELNDAEFNDEVAVAPTVEESTTQTGAPIVIAPNGGNLIIASEDAEALNRVENLIETLARAAPRKRQWTVFYLRSSDALETASTLGELFPAGSVAAPTSGGGTSLVGSLSSLGGSLMDMSGLSSLGAGTESLRIIPEPRLNALFVSGPAVQIDEIENVLKILDGGDLPESLRERLPRRIALEHADVNEVAAIVREVYKDYMEEPNRGGRGGGGGNPLAMMLGGGQQQAPAAGVGIKLTLGVDARTNTLIVAASNALFEQIAEMVESIDQSAADAQQTVRVVSIDADSAPLIEQSLGSLFGKIKVSTTTGSARASKPAESTNNSSSGSAEEQRSKEIRQFFERRMRERMQGGGDRGRGGRGRRSERSGDRGGFSGARGQRSR